One part of the Streptomyces lienomycini genome encodes these proteins:
- a CDS encoding helix-turn-helix domain-containing protein produces MDAGEDFGPWLARQLKLADMTQTELAQEVEVTRAAVSAWITGRAAPRPETIERIARALNTDLATVHTRTTDTQAGLPVGWYHRPGHADGGRELGNAAAFAFDADVEVLARETCQNSLDERITANGQPVRVRYTLHELTGEKLARFREALRWDDLFPHYEVAAAQDQKVGRVIDAGLRDMYDHDRLVLLRVDDYNAAGLTGDDYEDGRFAAVVRRQLDSHKSGKSAGGSYGLGKATLWATSRLGLVLINSTLSEPHEGRTERRLVGRLDLPWRRVGGQVWAGPAWLGRPDPDSPGAAVARSWWADEETVESLHLTRESGEPGTSFLVVGAHDVASLVDASRASDDDEVDDAFSIQGMHRRLVQALGRNFWAAMTGGGDRLPLLEASVRTLRNGEVVVAEERVDPTVTQPSRTRALRAFLDGTTVEQLTESGQVAATTVPLSVPTTGGGRGSAGEHLAVLLVTDAEDMDGKPNRVVAMRGNRMTVRDAAVPGLSLSVNPFQAVLLAGEAAGSRAPYAAEAEVFLRAAEPPEHNKWGQTEELTLTYSPSAYRRVASLTRETNAAIKRLVARPRKKSQAGGGRLAPKLTVGTKARRARLSAATLPVLEELEARVLDGGAWQVTGEIRIPAGGHAWRLAPVAKFEVRSGPRPTIAWAELLGVENCEVVDDVLRFAERARSATFRGVTDPTTHAVRTSLSGLVVELRAAEGEVPS; encoded by the coding sequence GTGGACGCAGGTGAGGACTTCGGTCCATGGCTGGCGCGGCAGTTGAAGCTCGCCGACATGACGCAGACCGAACTGGCTCAGGAGGTGGAGGTGACACGCGCGGCGGTCTCCGCGTGGATCACCGGGCGTGCCGCCCCCCGGCCCGAGACCATCGAGCGCATCGCGCGTGCGCTGAACACCGACCTGGCCACGGTGCACACCCGTACGACGGACACCCAGGCCGGCCTCCCCGTGGGTTGGTACCACCGCCCCGGTCACGCCGACGGCGGTCGCGAGCTGGGCAACGCCGCCGCGTTCGCCTTCGACGCCGATGTCGAAGTGCTGGCTCGGGAAACCTGCCAGAACAGCCTGGACGAGCGCATCACCGCGAACGGGCAGCCCGTCCGGGTGCGTTACACCCTGCATGAACTCACCGGTGAGAAGCTCGCGCGGTTCCGAGAGGCACTGCGGTGGGACGACCTCTTCCCGCACTACGAGGTGGCTGCCGCCCAGGACCAGAAGGTCGGCCGGGTCATCGACGCCGGACTGCGCGACATGTACGACCACGACCGTCTCGTGCTGCTGCGGGTGGACGACTACAACGCCGCGGGCCTTACCGGTGACGACTACGAGGACGGTCGCTTCGCGGCTGTGGTGCGACGGCAGCTCGACAGCCACAAGTCCGGTAAGTCGGCGGGTGGTTCGTACGGCTTGGGCAAGGCGACCCTCTGGGCCACCAGTCGACTCGGTCTGGTTCTCATCAACTCCACGTTGTCGGAACCTCACGAGGGCCGCACCGAGCGCCGTCTCGTCGGGCGGCTCGACCTGCCGTGGCGGCGGGTCGGCGGTCAGGTATGGGCGGGGCCGGCGTGGTTGGGGCGGCCCGATCCCGACTCTCCCGGGGCCGCGGTGGCCCGTTCCTGGTGGGCGGACGAGGAGACCGTCGAATCGCTCCACCTCACGCGGGAAAGCGGTGAACCCGGCACGTCGTTCCTCGTCGTGGGGGCGCACGACGTAGCTAGTCTCGTCGATGCGAGTCGGGCGTCCGATGACGACGAGGTCGACGACGCCTTCAGTATCCAGGGGATGCACCGCAGGTTGGTCCAGGCCCTGGGCCGGAACTTCTGGGCCGCGATGACCGGAGGTGGTGACCGGTTGCCCCTGCTGGAAGCCTCGGTGCGCACCCTGCGCAACGGTGAGGTGGTCGTAGCCGAGGAACGTGTGGACCCCACTGTGACCCAACCGTCCCGCACACGGGCGTTGAGGGCGTTCCTGGACGGTACGACAGTCGAGCAGCTCACGGAATCCGGCCAGGTCGCGGCCACCACCGTGCCTCTGAGTGTTCCGACCACCGGAGGCGGGCGGGGTTCTGCGGGAGAGCATCTCGCCGTGCTCCTGGTGACCGACGCCGAGGACATGGACGGGAAGCCCAACCGCGTCGTGGCGATGCGGGGCAACCGCATGACGGTGCGGGATGCCGCCGTTCCCGGGCTCTCGCTGTCCGTCAATCCCTTCCAGGCCGTCCTGCTGGCCGGTGAGGCCGCAGGTTCACGGGCTCCGTACGCGGCCGAGGCGGAAGTCTTCCTGCGGGCGGCCGAGCCTCCTGAGCACAACAAGTGGGGCCAGACGGAGGAACTGACCCTCACCTACTCGCCCTCGGCCTACCGGCGCGTCGCCTCTCTCACCCGAGAGACCAACGCGGCGATCAAACGGCTGGTGGCTCGCCCCAGGAAGAAGTCGCAGGCGGGCGGTGGACGGTTGGCCCCGAAGCTCACCGTCGGCACGAAGGCGCGACGGGCCCGGCTGTCGGCGGCGACGCTGCCGGTGCTGGAGGAGCTGGAGGCCCGGGTGCTGGACGGCGGTGCCTGGCAGGTGACCGGGGAGATCAGGATTCCTGCCGGCGGCCACGCATGGAGGCTCGCCCCGGTGGCCAAGTTCGAAGTGCGTTCGGGCCCTCGGCCCACCATCGCGTGGGCCGAGCTGTTGGGGGTGGAGAACTGCGAGGTCGTGGACGACGTGCTGCGCTTCGCCGAAAGGGCCCGCTCCGCGACGTTCCGTGGGGTGACCGACCCGACGACACATGCCGTGAGGACGAGTCTCAGCGGTCTCGTGGTCGAACTGCGTGCCGCCGAAGGAGAGGTGCCGTCGTGA
- a CDS encoding IS5 family transposase (programmed frameshift) — MARAKPWEVDDELWAVIEPLVPKIERRAQHPGRKRHPDRLVFQGILFVLHTGIAWEHLPQELGFGSGMTCWRRLAEWTEAGVWPRLHGVLLAKLRSVNVLDFSRAAVDGPHPGVKGGIKTGRSPVDRGKTGSKHHLITDATGIPLAATLTGGNRNDVTQLVPLLQAVPPVRGKRGRPRRRPDVVLGDRGYDHDKYRRLVWDLGVKPQIARRGTEHGSGLGAQRWVVERAFAHLHWFRRLRIRWEIRDDIHEAFLTLGCALICWRRLRAAR; from the exons GTGGCTCGGGCGAAGCCGTGGGAAGTTGACGACGAGCTGTGGGCGGTGATCGAGCCGCTTGTGCCGAAGATTGAGCGTCGGGCCCAGCATCCGGGGCGCAAGCGGCATCCGGACCGGCTGGTGTTCCAGGGCATCCTGTTTGTGCTGCACACCGGAATCGCCTGGGAGCACCTGCCGCAGGAACTCGGCTTCGGCTCGGGCATGACCTGCTGGCGCCGCCTGGCCGAGTGGACCGAAGCCGGGGTATGGCCCCGGCTGCACGGGGTCCTCCTCGCCAAACTCCGTAGTGTGAACGTCCTGGACTTCTCCCGGGCGGCGGTCGACGGC CCACATCCGGGCGTTAAAGGGGGCATCAAGACCGGACGAAGCCCCGTCGACCGGGGCAAGACGGGCAGCAAACATCACCTGATCACCGACGCCACCGGCATCCCGCTTGCCGCCACCCTCACCGGCGGCAATCGCAACGACGTCACCCAGCTCGTCCCGTTGCTGCAGGCCGTGCCGCCGGTGCGGGGCAAGCGCGGCCGGCCCCGGCGCCGACCGGACGTGGTGCTGGGGGACCGCGGCTACGACCACGACAAGTACCGCCGCCTGGTCTGGGATCTCGGCGTGAAGCCGCAAATCGCCCGCCGCGGGACCGAGCACGGCTCCGGGCTCGGCGCTCAACGCTGGGTTGTTGAACGCGCGTTCGCCCACCTGCACTGGTTCCGTCGCCTGCGCATCCGCTGGGAGATCCGTGACGACATCCACGAGGCATTCCTGACCCTCGGATGTGCGCTTATCTGCTGGAGGCGCCTCAGGGCGGCCCGATGA
- a CDS encoding sacsin N-terminal ATP-binding-like domain-containing protein, producing MTFTPRHITSDRSPVHPELTPVIKTVVEQSSRVLQTYAVDPGLIPEHANGERRITQGGYGDRQLFELVQNAADEIAADPGGRTHVVLTDTHLYCANEGTPVTPEGAETILRMSMSRKRGGQIGRFGVGVKSVLVVTDAPEFFSRTGAFGFDREWARTQIRSVPEVRARLGEEFEAPVLRMARPLDVAAERAVDRVLDELLDWATTVVRLPLLDGAADRLGQDMHGGQSSGGREEFPVGFQLFSPHVAKVILEDRRPRPVVRRTLTVERERERHVVHEERTGRTPSAGRWRVFTLTHEPTAEARSSAGELHDRVSLDLSWAVQEYEKDAAGLLSSPRGRGRFWSFFPTKYEMTLSGVLNGAWKTNEDRQNLLDSSPFNQEMIRIAARLVVESLPKLAPTEDPAAYLALLPGRPRESETVSWADRYLTEQIWEATAHRPSLPDQDGILRVPRDLRIHPSLGKDNQSLLRWLNLWNSYSGRPADWIHPSAEANTLRSGKMEHVLKAARRERASVREWLEALVADGSAGASATAVRIVADMVQSSSPYAVEARTARIVLTEEHGMVAPVVGKVFRRTDQDGLRESLVYVDTALSEDPSLTSALTALGIRDADVRGRFVSVLDQGFASYGPQEWTRFWELFHQAGSSQLSHEVIRRVADPSVTPHVRTAAGSYRAIRDCMLPGAVVTPESDPAITVDTRFHSDDMAFFREVGLRDRPAGGHRPEGEPWFEEYRESLHKAYCGTLPNQASRPTLARIKLEGAAVGGPLHLLPELSDEARAKFLGALPEEALVDNWTLQVGAQVATRRAVASPMRWMLKQHGRVATSQGIRPLHEAVGPQLVAYSDVLPVATISAEKARKLRLATNVEEVPDSFWSRLLDKLQHSEDDAFVGNTYVLLTRLEVPFPDDSLTRCRIGDEWGTRPDGEIAVAASQSEYRELRSEGLPALLTASSDDAALLVKQWGMLPYADVISRETRHEPAGESMPLGEVYPTLRQLHGSKVEQYSLQRCKVLEEVKRTPNGMHPTTLNSSLQGSTVLVLEPADALEALMAVDRELRWRMGAAGCRQVLAAQQRQEEDQKVKSTLKAVRQADDVVDKLRLLLGPETLRDRLPAGLMDGERAENGDVEPDGRRVAQMAVNAHGDSVLQVHARDLQSRYPSHAPASFTGASSAVAFVAEYGFPDAYAGFRTPSLDPRIDVDGPRHFPRLHDYQERLAANVFAMLDRMVPQRGMLSLPTGAGKTRVTAEAVIRWVKQVGRLDGPILWIAQTEELCEQAVQSWKFVWEKVGAETPLAINRLWSSNEAGPVTDRPQLVVATDAKLQQPNCLAADAYAWLRSAALVIVDEAHTAITPRYTDILAHLGLTAARTDRHLLGLTATPFRNTNQDETRRLINRFGGRRLDDGIFPDGDAYAELQRLGMLAQVEHRLLQGGTITLTSEEKERAEQLSILSRAAEQRLADDHDRNTRIIAEIADMPKDWPVLVFATSVDHAKYLAARLRDLRITASAVDSTTSPSDRRRRVDDFRAGRIRVLTNYGVLTQGFDAPSTRAVVVARPVYSPNVYQQMIGRGLRGRLNGGEETCLILNVRDNIQNFDTALAFTQFEHLWSSK from the coding sequence ATGACGTTCACCCCCAGGCACATCACCTCGGATCGGAGTCCAGTGCATCCCGAACTGACCCCCGTGATCAAGACTGTGGTCGAGCAGTCCTCACGCGTCCTTCAGACGTACGCGGTCGACCCCGGTCTCATTCCGGAGCACGCGAACGGAGAAAGGCGGATCACCCAGGGGGGATACGGTGACCGGCAGCTCTTCGAGCTCGTGCAGAACGCCGCGGACGAGATCGCTGCCGATCCCGGTGGTCGCACTCACGTCGTCCTGACGGACACCCATCTCTACTGCGCGAACGAAGGAACGCCGGTCACCCCGGAAGGGGCCGAGACCATTCTCCGGATGAGCATGTCGCGGAAACGCGGTGGCCAGATCGGGCGCTTCGGGGTCGGCGTGAAGTCCGTACTCGTGGTGACCGACGCCCCGGAGTTCTTCAGCCGGACCGGAGCCTTCGGGTTCGACCGAGAGTGGGCCCGTACCCAGATTCGTTCCGTTCCCGAGGTCCGAGCCCGTCTCGGGGAGGAGTTCGAGGCCCCGGTACTGCGCATGGCACGCCCGCTGGACGTGGCCGCGGAGCGAGCTGTCGACCGCGTGCTCGACGAACTCCTGGACTGGGCGACCACGGTCGTGCGCCTGCCGTTGCTCGACGGCGCCGCCGACCGACTCGGCCAGGACATGCACGGCGGACAGTCGTCCGGTGGTCGAGAGGAGTTCCCGGTCGGGTTCCAGCTCTTCTCGCCGCACGTGGCCAAGGTGATCCTCGAGGATCGACGTCCGCGCCCCGTCGTACGACGCACGCTCACCGTCGAGCGGGAGCGTGAACGGCACGTCGTCCATGAGGAGCGCACCGGCAGGACCCCTTCGGCCGGCCGGTGGCGCGTGTTCACCCTCACGCACGAGCCGACCGCCGAGGCCCGGTCCAGCGCGGGTGAGCTGCACGACCGCGTCTCCCTCGACCTCTCGTGGGCCGTGCAGGAGTACGAGAAGGATGCCGCCGGGCTCCTGTCGTCTCCCCGGGGGCGGGGCCGGTTCTGGTCGTTCTTCCCGACCAAGTACGAGATGACGTTGAGCGGTGTCCTCAACGGGGCCTGGAAGACCAACGAGGACCGGCAGAATCTGCTGGACTCCTCACCCTTCAACCAGGAAATGATTCGGATCGCCGCCCGGCTGGTGGTCGAGTCGCTGCCGAAGCTGGCCCCCACGGAGGATCCGGCCGCGTACCTCGCTCTGCTCCCCGGGCGCCCGCGTGAGTCGGAGACCGTCAGTTGGGCGGACCGCTACCTCACCGAGCAGATCTGGGAAGCCACGGCCCACCGTCCGTCGCTGCCCGACCAGGACGGCATACTGCGGGTCCCTCGTGACCTGAGGATCCACCCGTCGCTCGGGAAGGACAATCAGTCGCTGCTCCGTTGGCTGAACCTGTGGAACTCGTACTCCGGCCGCCCCGCCGACTGGATCCACCCCTCCGCGGAGGCCAACACGTTGCGCTCCGGCAAGATGGAGCACGTCCTCAAGGCGGCCAGGCGTGAACGCGCCTCGGTGCGCGAGTGGTTGGAGGCCCTGGTCGCCGATGGCAGTGCCGGCGCGTCGGCGACGGCCGTCCGCATCGTCGCCGACATGGTTCAGTCGTCGTCTCCGTACGCTGTCGAGGCCCGGACCGCACGGATCGTGCTGACCGAGGAGCACGGCATGGTCGCGCCGGTGGTCGGCAAGGTGTTCCGACGCACCGACCAGGACGGTCTGCGTGAGTCCCTCGTGTATGTCGACACGGCTCTGTCCGAGGACCCGTCGCTCACGAGTGCCCTCACCGCTCTCGGCATCCGGGACGCCGACGTGCGGGGGCGCTTCGTCAGCGTCCTGGACCAGGGCTTCGCGTCGTACGGCCCCCAGGAATGGACCCGGTTCTGGGAACTCTTCCACCAGGCCGGCAGCAGCCAGCTCTCGCACGAGGTGATCCGGCGTGTGGCCGACCCGTCGGTGACGCCGCACGTGCGCACGGCTGCCGGCAGCTACCGGGCGATCCGCGACTGCATGCTGCCCGGTGCCGTCGTGACACCGGAGTCGGATCCCGCGATCACCGTGGACACCCGGTTCCACTCCGACGACATGGCCTTCTTCCGCGAGGTAGGACTGCGCGACCGCCCCGCGGGAGGCCACCGCCCCGAGGGCGAGCCGTGGTTCGAGGAGTATCGCGAATCCCTGCACAAGGCCTACTGCGGGACTCTGCCCAACCAGGCGTCCCGCCCCACTCTCGCCCGCATCAAGTTGGAGGGTGCCGCGGTGGGCGGCCCCCTGCACCTGCTGCCCGAGCTGTCGGACGAGGCACGGGCCAAGTTCCTCGGAGCACTGCCCGAGGAGGCTCTCGTCGACAACTGGACCCTCCAGGTCGGCGCCCAGGTCGCTACCCGTCGGGCGGTGGCCTCCCCGATGCGTTGGATGCTCAAGCAGCACGGTCGTGTCGCGACGTCGCAGGGCATCCGCCCGCTGCACGAGGCGGTCGGCCCCCAGCTCGTCGCCTACAGTGACGTACTGCCCGTCGCGACGATCAGCGCCGAGAAGGCACGCAAGCTCCGCCTCGCCACGAACGTCGAGGAAGTGCCCGACTCGTTCTGGAGCCGACTCCTCGACAAGCTCCAGCACAGCGAGGACGACGCGTTCGTCGGCAACACGTACGTGCTGCTGACCCGTCTCGAGGTCCCCTTCCCCGACGACTCGCTCACCAGGTGCCGCATCGGCGACGAATGGGGCACACGACCGGACGGCGAGATCGCCGTCGCCGCTTCACAGAGCGAGTACCGAGAGCTGCGCTCCGAAGGACTGCCGGCCCTGCTGACCGCGTCGTCGGATGACGCGGCACTGCTGGTGAAGCAGTGGGGGATGCTCCCGTACGCCGATGTGATCAGCCGCGAGACCCGACACGAGCCCGCGGGCGAGTCGATGCCGCTCGGCGAGGTCTACCCCACCCTGCGACAGCTTCACGGCTCGAAGGTGGAGCAGTACTCGCTGCAGCGCTGCAAGGTCCTCGAAGAGGTGAAGCGCACCCCGAACGGCATGCACCCCACGACGCTGAACAGCAGCCTCCAGGGTTCCACGGTCCTCGTGCTGGAACCCGCCGACGCCCTCGAAGCCCTGATGGCCGTCGACCGGGAGCTGCGTTGGCGCATGGGTGCCGCCGGTTGCAGGCAGGTCCTCGCGGCCCAGCAGCGTCAGGAAGAGGACCAGAAGGTCAAGAGCACGCTGAAGGCCGTGCGACAGGCGGACGACGTAGTGGACAAACTGCGGCTGCTGCTGGGGCCGGAGACGCTGCGGGACCGCCTTCCGGCAGGCCTGATGGACGGAGAACGTGCGGAGAACGGCGACGTCGAGCCCGACGGACGGCGCGTCGCGCAGATGGCGGTCAACGCGCACGGGGACAGCGTTCTGCAGGTGCATGCCCGCGACCTGCAGAGCCGTTACCCCAGCCATGCCCCGGCGTCCTTCACGGGTGCGTCCAGCGCCGTGGCCTTCGTGGCGGAGTACGGCTTCCCGGACGCCTACGCGGGCTTTCGTACGCCGTCCTTGGACCCACGCATCGACGTGGACGGACCCCGCCACTTCCCTCGCCTGCACGACTACCAGGAACGGCTGGCCGCCAACGTCTTCGCGATGCTGGACCGGATGGTCCCGCAGCGCGGCATGCTGTCCCTGCCGACCGGTGCGGGCAAGACGCGGGTCACGGCCGAGGCCGTGATCCGGTGGGTGAAGCAGGTGGGTCGTCTCGACGGGCCCATCCTCTGGATCGCCCAGACCGAGGAGCTGTGCGAACAGGCCGTGCAGAGCTGGAAGTTCGTCTGGGAGAAGGTCGGCGCCGAGACGCCGCTGGCGATCAACCGACTGTGGTCCTCGAACGAGGCCGGCCCGGTCACCGACCGCCCGCAACTGGTCGTCGCCACGGACGCGAAGCTCCAGCAGCCCAACTGTCTCGCCGCCGACGCATACGCGTGGTTGCGGAGCGCCGCCCTGGTGATCGTCGATGAGGCCCACACCGCGATCACCCCTCGGTACACCGACATCCTGGCACACCTCGGTCTGACGGCCGCCCGCACCGATCGTCACCTGCTGGGGCTGACGGCCACGCCGTTCCGCAACACCAACCAGGACGAGACCCGCCGCCTGATCAACCGCTTCGGAGGCCGGCGTCTGGACGACGGAATCTTCCCCGACGGCGACGCGTACGCCGAACTGCAGAGGCTGGGCATGCTCGCGCAGGTCGAACACCGGCTGCTGCAGGGCGGCACGATCACCCTGACCAGTGAGGAGAAGGAGCGGGCCGAACAGCTCAGCATTCTGTCCAGGGCGGCCGAACAGCGTCTGGCCGACGACCACGACCGCAACACCCGCATCATCGCCGAGATCGCGGACATGCCGAAGGACTGGCCGGTGCTGGTCTTCGCCACCTCCGTCGACCACGCCAAGTACCTGGCCGCCAGGCTCCGCGACCTGAGAATCACCGCCTCCGCCGTCGACTCGACCACGTCGCCCAGCGACCGTCGTCGACGCGTCGACGACTTCCGGGCGGGCCGGATCCGCGTTCTGACCAACTACGGGGTCCTGACTCAGGGGTTCGACGCCCCCTCCACCCGGGCCGTCGTCGTCGCCCGCCCTGTCTACAGCCCCAACGTCTACCAGCAGATGATCGGGCGCGGTCTGCGAGGACGACTCAACGGCGGCGAGGAGACCTGCCTGATCCTCAACGTCCGCGACAACATCCAGAACTTCGACACAGCCCTCGCCTTCACCCAGTTCGAGCACCTGTGGAGCAGCAAGTGA
- a CDS encoding UvrD-helicase domain-containing protein, producing the protein MTDPYGDSPPLTDEQRAVVDLPWDTRLLVTAGAGSGKTHTVVRRLDALMGHDDPGEALEAGEILVLSFSRAAVRELRDRISRHGDRARRVRVQTFDSWAYQLLTRAHPDEEWVARSFDERIRAATDAIEKGAVEAGEAGAPSHVVIDEAQDLVGDRRDLVETLLDRFQRSCGFTVVGDSAQGIYGFQIADPKERAGETDRFFAWLRMSYDDLVELGLTHNFRATTAEARTALVVGSRLQSMGGSGNGGQATATTLHSELRDRLLDLPDLGDLGGGFALETLRAYPESCAILTRDNREALAVSELLYEHGIEHTLKRSLRDRPVPYWVAELLRRAESLTLTESRFLELLTEIPLPPASDPDRCWRSLRAATRRTGRGLVDVAAVRRLVAEGRFPDELGDPETARLTVSTVHRAKGLEYDRVLLLSPLPVAELQRVHPDLDVSAEARALYVAMTRTREDMYHLTGPDISRVRRHRPTGRWYLGGWRKYERYGIQALPGDTHRETPPVPHDADTSAAETQSYLLEHVRPGDAVTFRRRHPFPAGPDQSPPYDLVHRDRIVGEASERFRRDLHAVEMVSRSWDVTWPAEILGLRVDTLETVAGSSAAGANAGLGGHGVWIAPRVTGIGRYRRGERAAGEEQG; encoded by the coding sequence GTGACCGACCCCTACGGCGACAGCCCTCCGCTCACCGACGAGCAGCGGGCCGTGGTCGACCTCCCCTGGGACACCCGCCTGCTGGTCACGGCGGGAGCGGGCTCCGGCAAGACCCACACGGTCGTCCGGCGCCTCGATGCCCTGATGGGGCACGACGATCCGGGGGAGGCCCTGGAGGCGGGCGAGATCCTCGTCCTGAGCTTTTCCCGCGCGGCGGTCCGTGAGCTGCGGGACCGCATCTCACGCCACGGCGACCGAGCTCGCAGGGTGCGCGTCCAGACCTTCGACTCCTGGGCGTACCAACTGCTCACTCGTGCCCACCCCGACGAGGAATGGGTCGCGCGGAGTTTCGACGAACGCATCCGCGCGGCCACGGACGCCATCGAGAAGGGCGCGGTGGAGGCCGGCGAGGCGGGCGCCCCCTCGCACGTGGTGATCGACGAGGCGCAGGACCTGGTGGGCGACCGCCGGGACCTGGTGGAGACGCTGCTCGACCGTTTCCAGCGTTCGTGCGGGTTCACCGTCGTCGGCGACTCGGCCCAGGGCATCTACGGCTTTCAGATCGCCGACCCGAAGGAGCGGGCCGGGGAGACCGACCGCTTCTTCGCATGGCTGCGCATGTCGTACGACGATCTCGTCGAACTCGGTCTGACCCACAACTTCCGGGCGACGACCGCGGAAGCGCGGACGGCGCTCGTCGTCGGCTCCCGGTTGCAGAGCATGGGTGGTTCCGGGAACGGCGGGCAGGCCACGGCCACGACGCTCCATTCCGAGCTTCGCGACCGACTTCTCGACCTGCCCGACCTGGGCGACCTGGGCGGGGGTTTCGCACTGGAGACCCTGCGGGCGTATCCCGAGAGCTGCGCGATCCTGACGCGCGACAACCGCGAGGCTCTCGCCGTCTCGGAACTCTTGTACGAGCACGGGATAGAGCACACGTTGAAACGCTCGTTGCGGGACAGACCCGTCCCGTACTGGGTCGCCGAGCTGCTTCGCCGGGCGGAGTCCCTGACTCTCACCGAGTCCCGCTTCCTGGAGTTGCTCACGGAGATTCCGTTGCCTCCTGCCTCGGATCCCGATCGTTGTTGGCGGTCGCTGCGTGCCGCGACCCGACGGACCGGACGCGGCCTCGTCGACGTAGCCGCCGTACGGCGTCTGGTCGCCGAGGGACGCTTCCCCGACGAGCTGGGCGACCCGGAGACGGCTCGGTTGACCGTCTCGACGGTCCACCGGGCGAAGGGGCTCGAGTACGACCGTGTGCTGCTGCTCTCTCCGCTCCCCGTCGCCGAGCTGCAGCGGGTCCACCCGGACCTCGACGTGTCCGCCGAGGCGCGGGCTCTCTACGTGGCGATGACACGGACCCGTGAAGACATGTACCACTTGACCGGTCCCGACATCTCCCGCGTACGGCGCCACCGTCCCACCGGTCGCTGGTATCTGGGTGGCTGGAGAAAGTACGAGCGCTACGGCATCCAAGCGCTGCCCGGCGACACGCACCGTGAGACACCGCCTGTCCCGCACGACGCGGACACGTCCGCCGCCGAGACTCAGAGCTACCTGTTGGAACACGTCCGACCCGGCGACGCGGTGACGTTTCGAAGGCGTCATCCGTTCCCCGCGGGGCCCGACCAGAGCCCGCCGTACGACCTGGTTCACCGCGATCGAATCGTCGGGGAGGCATCCGAACGTTTCCGTCGGGACCTCCACGCCGTGGAGATGGTCTCGCGTTCCTGGGACGTCACCTGGCCCGCCGAAATTCTCGGCCTGCGGGTGGACACGCTGGAGACGGTCGCGGGCAGTTCGGCAGCGGGGGCCAACGCCGGACTCGGCGGCCACGGTGTGTGGATAGCCCCTCGCGTCACCGGAATCGGAAGGTATCGACGCGGTGAACGCGCCGCAGGGGAGGAGCAAGGATGA